From a region of the Oncorhynchus kisutch isolate 150728-3 unplaced genomic scaffold, Okis_V2 scaffold1228, whole genome shotgun sequence genome:
- the LOC116365358 gene encoding uncharacterized protein LOC116365358 — MRWNTPTQSSSHSCASLTDEQWQVIYKGLKNPMTKEQLAKLCKTIVTFIAQATLQILLPALARVLGVKEFADDDTDSPKRGGSARSFAAFDKERLELIQEVRYLAKKMYKGGTGAQHLRSLTPSSKSSQTSVNVHLGMTEDRIIKSVQEQLSDHNILSSCPPELTVGLIKVVVEQLNSALSATISRAISGRSSPISSGTQAAEQMVNMVQKCFDDHTTPEDQSSTSVLESCIPPATEEVMTVIAEMVGELEKEDPELAKVFREVAVKVKMLASGSDLVVEHLDVEDSPVPEELNIICTSCKAMMQNLGTLFSVKFKTKASKAVSETLVRRLMSDISDMVQPSHSFSTTPSLMNASSPSDRILDSAATELIQIKVESETSKIIDNFVEDVKDIVQYAELDQPTSTQRDTQVGHCTTKRKPFHAARRLCERLQAKLETLFLRMGGAPVQGEELMEKADSSAVLLEHTDSSDLPVSILSLPSPCRSESPISERSSSSLSDGCDSTDSVGEKTPEQPETSKSEAILQVVNSTGLGSLRKCQSENSQPLLSLCDSNMVPCTKEVLSQIVTMYRSEVADLECTSSVAEGSSSNSLEVCGFLDSVMSYLEDMPVSGSSWLEGLRDTPASVIEKLSSEEFQMNATNEVRKILIKSVSSSPSKVSSSQTDSQMLPAKSTISLRHTDITAFEIVGSITNDMKSLFPPTESSTTLWQADSMLQQSDEKTSEYTEATPKGSQSGLEVSEKKIWTTAKTIYHNVKTKMRNYFTWQNQVKATTAQAKKTLSHILVSIQKELSKSDQTVTALSQIENVVGMMLKDVERVSSECGEELIYQAPQRSSSSLSSSSARSKKSEWEFSLPGTPISSDLPECITQPIVRCSVIDMGKSTKPKTLVCDARESMSAIVDTIIKEVHPEEEGEVAFHPDLTAAIAILEELISQGRIGALSRDLTHQVNRIISESNLTPLVLTVAAGQSASDTVLTELKRNDKTVGKPTAYKLVQLFAEESVKRLLLPSLVPSTASMSLAQGVSVPASVSEDRISCSFSTSAFSDTVSLFTKVMVSQVMDSVVSDAQSRGSSPTGTVTDIGSLLSGKSYPLPSFSAISMTTSGTSNAARGFEANIDAEERDTVSCFGVPQSIVCDQNSTSPDVASLSTPSTDNLVGDDDFTGLISMLVVRLLSKIQTQTDLYPTDVTRTSQDLIPKVIAAFCAWSGCSETQAYPKNLKSHKVYSTVYKHLLKEFGSEKILQLAVSTQDSTFNRILVKSLSKELLHSCNEASRAASRTSFEATMPEALLMAEDVKATRGKLSFLQRLARLKFDLKPFMMGNKKDSKKNSRHSESKDQTTAEDIILAHPGLPEGLPSTSQQEKPRKRPLLIRMFSTISIGLSKPFKQFSKQA, encoded by the exons ATGAGATGGAATACTCCTACCCAATCCTCATCTCATTCCTGCGCAAGTCTTACTGATGA GCAGTGGCAAGTGATCTACAAAGGACTAAAAAACCCT ATGACGAAGGAACAGCTTGCCAAATTGTGCAAGACAATTGTAACCTTCATCGCACAGGCCACCCTGCAGATCCTGCTGCCAGCCCTGGCCCGCGTACTTGGGGTAAAGGAGTTTGCTGACGACGACACTGACTCACCCAAGAGGGGTGGTAGTGCAAGATCCTTTGCTGCCTTTGACAAGGAAAGACTGGAGCTCATCCAGGAAGTTAGATATCTGGCGAAGAAAATGTATAAGGGCGGCACAGGGGCTCAACATCTCAGGTCCCTAACACCCTCTTCTAAGAG TTCCCAGACCTCAGTGAATGTCCACCTGGGAATGACAGAGGACAGAATCATCAAAAGTGTCCAGGAGCAACTGTCTGATCATAATATCCTGTCCTCTTGCCCACCTGAGCTGACTGTTGGTCTTATCAAGGTGGTGGTCGAACAGCTTAACTCTGCCCTCTCTGCGACCATCAGCAGAGCCATTTCAGGGCGGTCCTCCCCTATTTCTTCTGGTACCCAGGCCGCTGAACAAATGGTCAACATGGtccagaaatgttttgatgatCACACCACCCCAGAAGACCAGAGCTCTACCTCTGTATTAGAGTCATGCATTCCACCTGCAACAGAAGAAGTGATGACTGTTATCGCAGAGATGGTGGGTGAATTGGAAAAAGAAGATCCGGAATTGGCTAAGGTTTTTCGAGAAGTGGCTGTGAAAGTTAAAATGTTGGCATCTGGCAGTGACCTTGTAGTGGAGCACCTGGATGTTGAAGACTCTCCTGTTCCAGAGGAGCTGAACATAATATGTACATCTTGCAAAGCAATGATGCAAAATCTTGGCACTCTGTTTAGTGTGAAGTTCAAGACCAAAGCCTCAAAGGCTGTGAGTGAAACTCTTGTGAGAAGGTTAATGAGCGATATCTCTGATATGGTTCAACCTTCTCATTCGTTTAGTACCACTCCAAGCTTGATGAATGCATCTAGCCCATCTGACAGGATCCTTGATTCTGCGGCCACTGAGCTCATACAGATCAAAGTAGAATCTGAGACATCAAAAATAATTGATAACTTTGTTGAAGATGTCAAGGACATTGTGCAGTATGCTGAATTAGATCAGCCAACAAGCACCCAGAGAGATACCCAAGTGGGACACTGTACGACAAAGCGGAAACCCTTCCATGCAGCTCGTAGACTCTGCGAGAGACTTCAGGCAAAGCTGGAGACATTGTTCCTCAGAATGGGTGGAGCTCCAGTCCAAGGGGAAGAACTTATGGAAAAAGCTGACTCCAGTGCTGTGCTTCTGGAGCATACTGACTCCAGTGATCTGCCTGTTTCAATCCTGAGCTTGCCTTCCCCATGTAGGAGTGAATCCCCTATATCAGAACGTAGTTCATCTTCTTTATCTGATGGATGTGATTCAACTGACTCTGTAGGAGAGAAAACACCAGAGCAACCTGAAACCAGTAAGAGTGAGGCAATACTGCAAGTGGTCAACTCAACAGGACTTGGTTCTCTCCGTAAATGCCAAAGTGAGAACTCTCAACCattactgtctctctgtgattCCAACATGGTGCCCTGCACCAAAGAGGTCTTGTCCCAGATTGTGACCATGTATAGGTCAGAGGTGGCAGATTTGGAATGCACATCATCTGTTGCAGAGGGTTCCTCTTCCAACTCCCTTGAAGTCTGTGGCTTTTTGGACAGTGTCATGTCTTATCTAGAAGACATGCCTGTGTCTGGTTCTTCATGGTTGGAAGGATTGAGAGATACTCCAGCCTCAGTCATTGAGAAACTCTCCAGTGAGGAGTTCCAGATGAACGCTACCAACGAAGTGCGAAAAATACTGATCAAATCAGTCAGTAGCTCTCCCAGCAAAGTCAGTTCCAGCCAGACAGATTCTCAGATGTTGCCAGCAAAATCAACAATTTCCTTAAGGCATACAGATATAACTGCTTTTGAAATCGTTGGATCAATTACAAATGACATGAAGAGCCTTTTCCCACCCACAGAGTCTTCTACTACTCTATGGCAGGCAGACTCTATGCTTCAACAGAGTGATGAGAAAACCTCAGAGTACACTGAGGCCACACCCAAAGGCTCACAGTCTGGTTTGGAAGTATCTGAGAAGAAGATCTGGACAACTGCAAAGACTATTTACCACAATGTGAAGACAAAGATGAGGAATTATTTTACATGGCAAAATCAAGTcaaagcaacaacggctcaagcCAAAAAGACCCTCAGCCATATTCTGGTTTCAATTCAGAAAGAGCTGTCAAAATCTGACCAAACGGTGACTGCGCTTTCACAAATAGAGAATGTGGTTGGAATGATGCTGAAGGATGTTGAAAGGGTAAGCAGTGAATGTGGTGAGGAACTGATCTATCAAGCGCCACAGCGTTCTTCCTCCTCGTTGTCATCCTCATCTGCCAGATCAAAGAAGTCAGAGTGGGAATTTTCACTCCCTGGCACTCCCATCTCTTCTGATTTACCAGAGTGTATTACTCAGCCCATTGTGAGATGCTCAGTCATCGACATGGGCAAATCTACTAAGCCAAAAACATTGGTGTGTGATGCCAGGGAAAGCATGTCTGCAATAGTGGATACCATCATAAAGGAGGTACAtccagaggaagaaggggaggttGCATTCCACCCTGATCTAACAGCTGCAATAGCAATACTGGAGGAGCTCATATCTCAGGGTAGGATTGGTGCTCTCTCACGTGATCTTACTCACCAAGTCAACCGCATCATTTCTGAGAGCAACTTGACCCCTCTGGTTCTGACAGTGGCGGCTGGACAGAGTGCATCCGATACAGTCCTTACTGAGCTGAAGAGGAATGACAAGACGGTGGGGAAGCCCACAGCTTACAAGCTGGTTCAGCTTTTTGCAGAGGAGTCTGTGAAGCGCCTCTTACTTCCTAGCCTTGTGCCCTCTACAGCTTCAATGAGTTTGGCTCAGGGAGTTAGTGTGCCGGCTAGCGTATCTGAAGATAGGATTTCATGTTCTTTTTCTACATCAGCATTTAGTGACACAGTCAGCCTGTTTACCAAAGTAATGGTAAGCCAGGTCATGGACTCTGTGGTTTCTGATGCACAAAGCAGAGGGTCATCTCCAACCGGAACTGTAACTGATATAGGCAGTCTACTGAGTGGTAAGTCCTACCCTCTGCCATCTTTCTCCGCCATCAGCATGACAACAAGTGGGACCTCCAATGCTGCACGAGGCTTTGAGGCCAACATAGATGCTGAGGAAAGGGATACCGTCAGTTGTTTCGGTGTACCTCAGAGCATTGTTTGTGATCAGAATTCAACCAGCCCGGATGTTGCCTCGCTTTCAACCCCATCCACTGACAACTTAGTCGGTGATGATGACTTCACCGGCCTCATCAGCATGTTAGTGGTGAGACTTCTGTCAAAAATCCAAACCCAAACTGATCTGTACCCAACTGACGTCACACGCACGTCACAAGACCTGATTCCAAAAGTTATAGCTGCCTTCTGTGCATGGTCAGGCTGCTCTGAGACCCAAGCTTATCCCAAGAACCTGAAGAGTCACAAAGTATACAGCACCGTCTACAAACATCTGTTGAAGGAGTTTGGCTCAGAGAAAATACTCCAACTGGCCGTGTCGACTCAGGACTCCACATTCAATAGGATTCTTGTGAAGTCATTGAGCAAGGAGCTTCTCCACAGTTGTAACGAGGCATCAAGAGCAGCCTCAAGAACATCTTTCGAAGCCACCATGCCAGAAGCTCTTCTCATGGCTGAAGATGTGAAGGCTACCAGAGGGAAGCTGTCTTTCCTACAAAGGCTTGCCAGACTGAAATTCGACTTAAAG CCATTCATGATGGGAAACAAGAAGGATTCCAAGAAGAATTCCCGCCATTCTGAATCCAAAGACCAGACTACTGCTGAAGATATCATAT TGGCACATCCTGGACTCCCAGAGggtcttccctccacctctcaacAGGAGAAGCCTCGCAAACGTCCCCTTCTAATCAGGATGTTTTCCACCATCTCCATAGGCCTATCCAAGCCATTCAAACAGTTTTCAAAGCAAGCTTAA